One window of the Oceanispirochaeta sp. M1 genome contains the following:
- a CDS encoding DUF3783 domain-containing protein, which produces MVQEICLLRGFTKEQAAQALEIISAEGGEFQTSFAPMTDEMTKMKMEALLESLFEGKTVGGNPLREGHRVVIMGVAAKPRAISIMRAVKSISAEPQDIVFAMVTQTSLKWTLQEYINHVSEEHEYMKTHNPAEDPDMKKI; this is translated from the coding sequence ATGGTACAGGAAATTTGCCTTTTAAGAGGTTTTACAAAAGAACAGGCGGCTCAGGCCCTGGAAATAATATCTGCCGAGGGTGGAGAGTTTCAAACAAGCTTTGCTCCCATGACCGATGAGATGACAAAAATGAAGATGGAAGCACTGCTGGAATCTCTTTTTGAGGGGAAAACAGTTGGCGGCAATCCCCTTCGCGAAGGGCACAGAGTTGTAATTATGGGAGTCGCCGCCAAACCAAGGGCTATCTCTATAATGCGGGCAGTAAAATCAATCTCTGCAGAACCCCAGGACATTGTTTTTGCAATGGTGACTCAGACATCACTGAAGTGGACACTCCAGGAGTACATCAATCATGTGTCTGAGGAACATGAGTATATGAAGACTCATAATCCGGCGGAAGACCCGGATATGAAAAAAATCTGA
- the clpB gene encoding ATP-dependent chaperone ClpB: MAPQNFTVKAQEAISEASRLAQKYNHTLIDEEHLLLALMEQVDGVIPPLMDRLGIHKESLQDELVSALQSKPRAYGDTMESSAAPALRKIFMQAEQEAGNLKDEFISTEHLLLALSVSKGIGSKMLQRHGVSKDAVLQALVSIRGSHRVTSENPETQYQVLDRYCRDLTALARQDKLDPVIGRDEEIRRVMQVLCRRTKNNPVLIGEPGVGKTAIAEGLALRIVEGDVPDSLKDKKLLALDLGSLVAGAKFRGEFEERLKAVIKEITDANGQIILFIDELHSLMGAGAAEGSTDASNLLKPALARGELRTVGATTLDEYRKHIEKDPAFERRFQQVYTAEPSVEDSITILRGIKERYEVHHGVRIRDEALISAAVLSDRYITSRFLPDKAIDLVDEAASRLKMEIESQPLELDRLQRKILQLEIEKQSLSSEPDAASKERLAVIQKTLSNLQVDRDALHLQWQNEKGVISGIRDINSKLEDLKRQEAQYEREGNLAGAAEIKHGAIPQAQTELAAASMELQRIQGEKSLLREEVREEDIARVVSTWTGIPVDKMLSSEKEKYLVLEEILSKRVIGQESAVQTVSDAIRRNKSGLSDLGRPLGSFIFLGPTGVGKTELAKTLADFLFNDEKSLTRLDMSEYMEKFSVSRLVGAPPGYVGYEEGGQLTEAVRRRPYSVVLFDEIEKAHPDVFNILLQLLDDGRLTDSQGRVVDFRNAIIIMTSNLGSEIIMEKGTGTETNKLLQDLLKRTFKPEFLNRIDDIITFNSLQKEHIRGIVRLLTAQLTERLKEKKMKFDISDDALDWLAEEGFDPAFGARPLRRAVQNLIQNPLSKELLKGTFLEGDTVYCRKEGDQLVFKTEI; encoded by the coding sequence ATGGCCCCCCAGAATTTTACAGTAAAAGCTCAGGAAGCAATTTCAGAAGCTTCCCGTCTGGCTCAGAAATACAATCACACTCTTATCGATGAGGAACATCTGCTCCTGGCACTGATGGAGCAGGTAGACGGAGTCATTCCGCCTCTTATGGACCGCCTGGGTATTCACAAGGAATCCCTTCAGGATGAACTGGTCTCAGCGCTCCAGTCAAAACCAAGAGCCTATGGTGATACCATGGAAAGTTCGGCCGCTCCTGCATTAAGAAAGATCTTCATGCAGGCGGAACAGGAAGCCGGCAATTTAAAGGATGAGTTTATCTCCACTGAGCATCTGCTTCTGGCTCTCTCTGTTTCAAAGGGGATCGGCAGTAAAATGCTGCAGCGCCACGGAGTCAGTAAAGATGCGGTTCTGCAGGCTCTTGTCTCCATACGGGGGTCCCATCGGGTTACCTCAGAGAATCCTGAAACCCAGTACCAGGTACTGGACCGCTACTGCCGGGATCTGACTGCCCTCGCCAGACAGGACAAACTTGATCCTGTTATCGGCCGGGATGAGGAGATTCGCCGTGTAATGCAGGTTCTCTGCCGCCGTACTAAGAACAATCCCGTACTGATCGGGGAGCCCGGTGTTGGTAAGACCGCCATAGCTGAAGGCCTTGCCCTGCGTATTGTGGAGGGGGATGTTCCCGATTCACTCAAGGATAAAAAGCTTCTGGCCCTGGATCTCGGCTCCCTTGTTGCAGGTGCGAAATTCCGCGGGGAATTTGAAGAGCGCCTAAAGGCCGTTATTAAGGAGATCACCGATGCCAACGGACAAATTATTCTCTTTATAGATGAACTTCACTCCCTTATGGGGGCTGGCGCCGCCGAGGGGTCTACGGATGCATCCAATCTTCTGAAACCCGCACTGGCCAGAGGAGAGCTACGGACCGTGGGGGCAACCACCCTGGATGAATACCGAAAGCATATCGAGAAAGATCCGGCGTTTGAAAGACGCTTTCAGCAGGTCTATACCGCGGAACCAAGTGTTGAAGATTCTATTACAATTCTGCGTGGAATCAAGGAACGGTATGAGGTACACCACGGTGTACGTATCAGGGATGAAGCCCTGATCTCAGCAGCTGTTCTATCAGACCGCTATATAACTTCACGTTTTCTCCCGGACAAGGCCATTGACCTGGTTGATGAAGCCGCCAGCCGTCTGAAGATGGAAATTGAGAGTCAGCCCCTGGAGCTGGACCGTCTGCAGCGGAAGATACTGCAGCTGGAAATCGAGAAGCAGTCCCTCTCCTCTGAGCCCGATGCGGCATCTAAGGAGAGGCTGGCAGTCATTCAGAAGACTTTGAGTAATCTCCAGGTAGACAGAGATGCTCTCCATCTGCAGTGGCAGAATGAGAAGGGAGTTATTTCCGGTATACGTGACATCAACTCAAAACTGGAAGATCTGAAGCGTCAGGAAGCCCAGTATGAGAGAGAAGGTAATCTGGCGGGAGCAGCAGAAATCAAGCACGGTGCCATTCCCCAGGCTCAGACCGAACTGGCTGCCGCTTCTATGGAGCTTCAGCGAATTCAGGGAGAAAAAAGTCTGCTGAGAGAAGAAGTCCGTGAAGAGGATATCGCCAGGGTAGTCTCCACATGGACCGGTATTCCTGTGGACAAGATGCTCTCCTCTGAGAAGGAAAAATACCTGGTTCTTGAAGAGATCCTCTCAAAACGTGTGATTGGACAGGAGTCAGCCGTACAGACTGTCTCTGATGCTATCAGGAGGAACAAGAGCGGCCTCTCCGACCTGGGCAGGCCCTTGGGGTCATTTATCTTTCTAGGACCCACAGGAGTGGGAAAAACAGAGCTGGCCAAGACTTTGGCAGATTTTCTTTTCAATGATGAAAAGTCTCTGACCAGGTTAGATATGAGTGAGTATATGGAGAAGTTCTCCGTCTCCCGCCTGGTAGGAGCTCCTCCGGGATATGTGGGTTATGAGGAAGGGGGACAGCTTACCGAAGCCGTACGCCGCCGTCCCTATTCAGTCGTACTTTTTGACGAGATTGAGAAGGCACATCCCGATGTATTCAATATTCTTTTGCAGCTTCTTGATGACGGACGCCTGACAGACAGCCAGGGCAGGGTTGTCGATTTCAGGAATGCCATCATTATCATGACCAGCAACCTGGGTTCTGAAATAATTATGGAGAAGGGGACAGGAACCGAAACAAACAAATTGCTCCAGGATCTTTTGAAACGGACTTTCAAGCCCGAGTTCCTGAACAGAATTGATGATATTATTACATTTAACAGCTTGCAGAAAGAGCATATCAGAGGAATCGTACGTCTCCTGACTGCTCAGCTCACTGAGCGTCTGAAAGAGAAGAAGATGAAATTTGATATCAGTGATGATGCCCTGGACTGGCTGGCGGAAGAGGGATTTGATCCTGCCTTCGGAGCCCGTCCCTTAAGAAGAGCCGTTCAGAATCTGATTCAAAATCCTCTTTCAAAGGAGCTGCTTAAAGGAACTTTTCTTGAAGGGGATACGGTGTATTGCAGAAAAGAAGGGGATCAGCTGGTTTTTAAAACAGAAATTTAA